Proteins encoded by one window of Mustelus asterias chromosome 9, sMusAst1.hap1.1, whole genome shotgun sequence:
- the fnbp4 gene encoding formin-binding protein 4 isoform X3, which produces MGDWQEVWDENTGCHYYWNVQTNEVTWELPLYLAAQLQGLHYQHSSVTLSAGEVESSYQHTGTYHHDQTVAKPDGRNMKKKEVNESVFALTGEKEECSGVAASLLAPLIPEEVKKAEEKWRKKVICQEEEVVEEDSNSMHVQEAPQEDHPSLNVSLENAEEEEGVEKEEEEEYTRELELVLERKKAELRALEEGDASLTGSSPRSDCSQTLMQEGQVSESSKHVHRKGKWQALVRTLSPESTGPASDSLDRDTTPEGIPCTETAPEKPSIEPEESDMDLEGSTDKQTAASKLPPEEKDDRGELKFQIAELANTLSSKLEFLGISRQSISNFHFLLLQIETRISDWREGALNGQYLKRKLQEADLQIKHYESNASPKGWSCHWDREHRRYFYLNEQTGQSQWEFPDVDEEDETAESAARLNAGKSMFSTKAPVKEIAGTLGDPTELCASQLSVCQPINTASIRSNVQPPLPPLPPQPPLPLDLPPPPPPPPSSPPPLPPPPPPPPPPSDDGDIQEVEMEVESKEPPAPGTEEDCIERALLNIIPVTTIQPPAVKKNNSASSTSMNPPASGQTAKTGKRKAAVLTSAPMPRTITIGSSPVLYTQAAMMPGPQMLASMVPIAPMHQAVPAPTPPLLPLLTSVVPTPQHTPQPQVPTTQANPPLPIVPEVLPANTVAQATEKSRRVKKDKNKKSKMKMPSLVKKWQSIQRELDEDEHSSSSEDEQRVIQAHRRIEEWKQQQLISGQAERNANFEALPDDWRERLKRRKMTSSS; this is translated from the exons ATGGGCGACTGGCAGGAGGTGTGGGATGAGAACACTGGCTGCCACTATTACTGGAATGTTCAAACCAATGAAGTAACGTGGGAGCTGCCCCTCTACCTGGCTGCTCAGCTGCAAGGTTTACATTACCAGCACAG CTCCGTGACCCTGTCCGCTGGCGAGGTGGAGAGTAGTTATCAGCACACAGGCACCTATCACCATGACCAAACTGTGGCAAAGCCAGATGGCAGAAACATGAAGAAGAAG GAAGTTAACGAGAGTGTGTTTGCACTGACCGGCGAGAAGGAAGAATGTTCAGGTGTCGCTGCATCTCTGCTCGCTCCGCTCATTCCTGAGGAGGTGAAGAAAGCTGAGGAAAAGTGGCGGAAGAAGGTGATTTGCCAGGAAGAAGAGGTTGTTGAGGAGGACAGTAATAGCATGCATGTGCAGGAAGCACCACAAGAGGATCATCCGAGCTTGAACGTTTCCCTGGAGAATgcagaggaagaggagggagtggagaaagaggaggaggaggaatataCCCGGGAACTGGAGTTGGTGCTGGAGAGAAAGAAG GCAGAACTGCGTGCGCTGGAGGAGGGCGATGCCAGCTTAACCGGCTCCAGTCCACGCTCAGATTGTAGCCAAACCTTGATGCAGGAGGGGCAGGTCTCTGAAAGCAGCAAGCACGTCCATAGGAAAGGGAAATGGCAAGCACTGGTTCGCACCTTAAGTCCTGAGTCTACAGGCCCTGCTTCAGATAGCCTAGACCGTGACACCACTCCAGAGGGAATACCCTGTACTGAAACCG CTCCGGAAAAGCCAAGCATTGAACCTGAGGAAAGTGACATGGATCTCGAAGGATCTACAGACaagcagacagcagcatcaaaacTTCCTCCAGAAGAAAAGGATGACCGGGGTGAACTGAAG TTTCAGATTGCTGAATTAGCGAACACTCTCTCCAGTAAACTGGAGTTCTTGGGAATTAGCAGACAGTCTATCTCCAACTTCCACTTCCTGCTTCTCCAGATTGAG ACTCGAATATCAGACTGGCGAGAAGGAGCACTGAATGGTCAATACCTGAAACGCAAACTACAGGAAGCTGATTTACAGATTAAACACTATGAATCTAATGCATCCCCAAAAGGCTGGTCCTGCCATTGGGACAG GGAGCACCGGCGCTATTTCTATCTCAATGAGCAGACGGGCCAGTCACAGTGGGAGTTCCCAGACGTAGACGAGGAGGATGAAACGGCTGAGTCTGCCGCAAGGCTGAATGCTGGCAAGAGCATGTTCTCCACCAAAGCTCCAGTAAAAGAAATCGCGGGCACACTCGGTGATCCCACAG AGCTCTGTGCCAGCCAGCTTTCTGTCTGCCAGCCAATCAACACTGCTTCTATCAGAAGCAACGTCCAACCTCCcctcccgcctctcccccctcaaccccctctcccactggatcttcctcccccacccccacccccaccttcctcccctcccccgctgccgccacccccaccaccaccaccacctcccagcGATGATGGAGACATACAGGAAGTGGAGATGGAAGTGGAGAGTAAGGAGCCACCAGCACCAGGAACAGAAGAAGATTGTATTGAAAGAGCACTTCTCAACATCATCCCAGTTACAACCATTCAACCTCCAGCAGTGAAGAAG AATAACTCTGCTTCAAGTACATCTATGAACCCACCAGCTTCAGGTCAGACTGCCAAAACTGGCAAgaggaaggcagcagtgctgacctctGCACCGATGCCACGAACCATCACCATTGGAAGCAGCCCTGTCCTGTACACTCAGGCAGCCATGATGCCAG GTCCCCAGATGCTGGCTTCGATGGTGCCCATTGCTCCAATGCACCAGGCTGTACCTGCACCGACACCCCCTCTGCTGCCCTTGCTAACCAGTGTAGTGCCGACACCACAGCACACTCCACAACCCCAAGTACCAACCACCCAGGCAAACCCACCACTCCCAATCGTGCCTGAGGTGCTGCCAGCCAACACGGTCGCTCAAGCAACAGAGAAGAGCAGAAGAGTGAAGAAAGACAAG AATAAGAAAAGCAAAATGAAGATGCCGTCACTGGTGAAAAAGTGGCAGAGCATTCAGCGGGAGTTGGACGAGGATGAACACTCTAGCTCCAGTGAAGATGAGCAGCGAGTGATTCAGGCACACAGACGGATTGAGGAGTGGAAGCAGCAGCAACTAATCAG TGGCCAAGCTGAGAGGAATGCCAATTTTGAGGCACTGCCTGACGACTGGCGAGAGAGACTGAAAAGGAGAAAAATGACTTCAAGTTCTTAA